Part of the Holosporales bacterium genome is shown below.
GGCCGTATACAATCTTCGCTATGACCTCCTATTGTAAAGTTTAAAGCCTTATGATAGAAAGACACTTAATATATCTAATAGCACATTGAGATATCTTAATGGCCAAGAAGATCGCCGGTTACATAAAGCTTCAGATTCCTGCGGGCAAGGCTAATCCTTCTCCTCCGGTTGGCCCAGCTTTAGGTCAGCGCGGGCTTAATATCATGGATTTTTGTAAGGCTTTTAATGCCCAAAGCCAGAATATGGAGGCCGGTATGCCGATTCCGGTTGTAATTACGGCTTATGTAGACAAAACGTTTTCGTTTGTAATGAAAACGCCCCCGGCAACGTTTTTTTTGAAAAAAATGGCAAAAATTGAAAAAGGGGCCAGCGCTCCTGGCAGAGGCTTTGTTGGGCGCGTTACTTCAGATCAGATAAGGGAAATCGCTCGTTTGAAAAAAGCAGACTTGAACGTCAATGATGAAGAAGCGGCCATGCGCATGATTGAAGGATCGGCGCGTTCTATGAGCTTGGAGGTAGTTAGCTAATGGCTAAACTTTGCAAAAGACTTAAGAAAATCCACGAATTGATCGATTTTGATCATTTTTACAGTTTATCGGAGGCAATCGCCGTTCTGAAGAAAGGCGCTCCTTGTAAGTTTGATGAGACGGTCGATATTGCGGTCAATTTGAACATAGATCCACGTAAAACTGAACAGAACATACGCGGCATGATAACGATGCCGAACGGCACCGGCAAAAGCGTACGAGTTGCGGTTTTTGCTAAAGGCCCTAAGGCTGATGAAGCTAAAGCCGCCGGGGCAGATCTTATTGGCGCTGATGATTTAGCTGAATCAGTTTCTGGCGGAAAAATAGACTTTGATGTTTGTATCGCCACACCTGACATGATGGGCGTAGTTGGAAAGCTTGGTAAGTTACTCGGTCCAAAGGGGCTTATGCCTAATCCAAAGCTTGGTACGGTTACTCAGGATGTAGCCACGGCGGTTAAGTCGGCAAAAGGCGGACAGGTGGAATATAAGCTTGAAAAAGCTGGCATTATTCACGCCGGTATATGCAAGCTAAGCTTTGATGCAACGGCCATTGAAGGCAATATCAAAGCCTTTTTGGGCGCGGTATTAAAAGCCAAACCTACTGGCGTTAAAGGTTCCTACTTGAAAAGGGTGTCGGTTTCGACTACTATGGGGCCTGGTATACAGATTGATGTTTCGAGCGTCGCATCGGATTAGCGGCTTTTGAAGCGAGTGTTCCCCGGAAAATAGGGGAAGTGTATAGGATTCTGTCTAAGACCGCTGGTGCTTTCGGCTTAATTTCCAGCGCAGATGGCGATCGGTTCTTTCGTCCATGTCTTGACAAATCTTGATTTTTAAGGTGAAGGTGAAATGGACCGCGTCCAAAAACAACAGTTTATTGACAAGCTTAAGGAAGTCTCATCTGAGGCCAACCTTGCGGTACTGGTCAAATACAATGGGCTGACCGTCGCAGAAGCGCTGGATTTAAGAAATAAAATGCGGACTGCTGAGGCGTCTTATGTTGTCATAAAAAATACGCTTGCCCGTATCGCGTTATCTGAAACTAAGTTTGGTTCGATGACGGATCTTTTTAAGGGACAGACGGCTCTTGCTGTCTCGCAGTCGCCGGTCGCTGCGGCAAAGGTTGCCGTTGAGTTTGCTAAAGAGTTTGAAGAAAAGTTTGAGATCATTGCCGGGTGTATGGACGGCCAAATGCTATCCACAGCCGATGTAAAGATGTTGGCTTCGCTGCCTTCACTCGACGGACTTCGGTCCAAAATTATTGCGGTTATTTCTGCCCCTGCGCAGAAGATCGCAGCCGTCCTGCAGGCCCCCGCTGGACAGTTGGCTCGTGTGTTTGGGGCTTATTCAAGTAGAGGTTAGTTTTTTAGTGGAGAACAGGATATGAGTGCAGATTTAGATAAAATTATCGATACGCTTTCTAAGCTTACTGTATTGGAAGCGGCAGAATTGAGCAAAAAGCTGGAAGAGGTTTGGGGGGTCAGCGCTGCAGCCCCGGTTGCGGTGGCGGCTGCTCCTGCTTCAGCGGCCGCTCCCGCTGCGGAAGAGAAAACAGAGTTTAACGTGGTTTTGACTGACGTTGGCGCCGAAAAGATCAAGGTTATTAAAGTGGTAAGAGAAATAACCGGCCTTGGCCTAACTGAAGCAAAAACCTTGGTTGAATCTGCTCCAAAGCCTTTGAAGGAAGGGGTAAACAAAGACGAAGCTGCGGAGATTAAGAAAAAAGTCGAAGAATCCGGCGCCAAAGTTGAGATAAAATAGACGCCGTCTATATATGCGATTCGCAGAGAGAGCGTCGGTTAAGCAAAAGGTTGTGTACGTACCCTCTTTATACAAAGCTTTTTGGCAAGAGCATTCTAAATGCGAGCGGCGGAAATGCATTTAAATTTTGTCTTTAAATCGTTCGATACTGCTATATAAACGCCGCTTCTGCTGAATAACCCTTTAAGCAGGTTGTATCACTTAAATATGCATGTTCTTTTCTCAATTCAAAGCTAGCTACCTACTTAAAAGCTTAGGAAAAAGCAATATTTCATAAACAATATAAACAGAGATTGACGCCTAGTTGTGAAAAAGTGCATTCAAGATACAATTGAATTCGACTGCAATAAAAAAACCACCCACTGGGTATAGCGGATGGTTTTAGTTCTTTAAGTTTTCGCAAACTTATTTTTACTTCTTACCAAAAGCAATCGCTGTGAATGAAGTAGCGGGATCTAAGCAAGGCCTCCGCATACAATGAGTTCTATTTTCGATATCAAATATTGCGCCATCGTCTCCTACTGCAACAAACCGCCTGCCGTTAAAAGCTACTCCATTAAGCCTATGGTGCTGACGAGCTCTAAAATACTCTCGCAGCCAAAGCTGACTCCAATCGGATCCGTCTTGACTGAAAATTATTTGCTCATTTCCCACTGCAACGAACCATTCATTGCCATAAGCAATCCCATATAGCCAACTCTCAGGATCCATATCATTCAAAAAAATCTCTCTCCATTCAAATCCATTTTGGCTTATTGCTATTGCATTTTTAGCCCCTATTGCAACATATATTCCATTACCATAGCAAACTCCAAAAAGATCATGATCGATATGTGAATTCTGTTGCGGCCAATCAATATAATTCAGGCTAGTCAGAATTGTGCCTCCTTGTCCTACAGCAACCCACAAGCCTTCTCCAAAAACGACTCCATTTAAATGCTTAGTAGTACCAGAATTTTGTTGCGTACAGTCTTTTCCATTTGGACTAGTCAATATTACGCCTTCGACTCCTACAATAACAAAACATTCCATACCCCAAGCAACGCCGCTTAGGTTTGCGCCGATACCAGAGAATCGTTGTGTCCAATTAACACCATTTGGACTAGTTGCGAACTTGCCATAATCTCCTACCGCGACAAATAGTTTAAACCCATAAGCAATCCCCCGCAGCGCCCAAGTGGTACCTGAGTC
Proteins encoded:
- the rplK gene encoding 50S ribosomal protein L11, with product MAKKIAGYIKLQIPAGKANPSPPVGPALGQRGLNIMDFCKAFNAQSQNMEAGMPIPVVITAYVDKTFSFVMKTPPATFFLKKMAKIEKGASAPGRGFVGRVTSDQIREIARLKKADLNVNDEEAAMRMIEGSARSMSLEVVS
- the rplA gene encoding 50S ribosomal protein L1; translated protein: MAKLCKRLKKIHELIDFDHFYSLSEAIAVLKKGAPCKFDETVDIAVNLNIDPRKTEQNIRGMITMPNGTGKSVRVAVFAKGPKADEAKAAGADLIGADDLAESVSGGKIDFDVCIATPDMMGVVGKLGKLLGPKGLMPNPKLGTVTQDVATAVKSAKGGQVEYKLEKAGIIHAGICKLSFDATAIEGNIKAFLGAVLKAKPTGVKGSYLKRVSVSTTMGPGIQIDVSSVASD
- the rplJ gene encoding 50S ribosomal protein L10, translating into MDRVQKQQFIDKLKEVSSEANLAVLVKYNGLTVAEALDLRNKMRTAEASYVVIKNTLARIALSETKFGSMTDLFKGQTALAVSQSPVAAAKVAVEFAKEFEEKFEIIAGCMDGQMLSTADVKMLASLPSLDGLRSKIIAVISAPAQKIAAVLQAPAGQLARVFGAYSSRG
- the rplL gene encoding 50S ribosomal protein L7/L12, which gives rise to MSADLDKIIDTLSKLTVLEAAELSKKLEEVWGVSAAAPVAVAAAPASAAAPAAEEKTEFNVVLTDVGAEKIKVIKVVREITGLGLTEAKTLVESAPKPLKEGVNKDEAAEIKKKVEESGAKVEIK